In one window of Pseudobdellovibrionaceae bacterium DNA:
- a CDS encoding AAA family ATPase → MGLNRGRVFLRNFLFLFFIVAGSSWSPLAQADVNEVERLMASFQSGDVTDEIECILYAGNFQFEEVVEALLNRYELEIIRAEHDGVNPQILKAILQSLQKMATQTHEPDVKELETMTRLFFGAHDTYEKDLRHRFSKLIKGLENRDKKLPSIHDIPGKKRQLKLAPASGSKLLVPVKGISKPLSEFEVYDRISKIQQWMNKSVIGQADIIEKVLNLEYRKALYGLREDPEVLLLMGLPGTGKDTTARNYVDAMHEQKGAWREHMYTLPVTKTEADLWKLLGSATGYVGSDNFPPFLQFLVDHSGGRYQVKTRESIRGDEYYVAENPKWHPGVNENGSYSPENAVVYVDEFHNWSKEAKDAILKQGLEKGKFEINNPNGGLAEIYVPITFIVATNDGIGLVTSREPNGQRFGPPLDYEEMVEKWETVNDDVAVLRNELSKANGETNSRHSGGTSPGISEELLNRIPDRAFALMRPLSPIELQEIVRIKLREMAVLLSSGQGAFGTMKIEWTEKLVEFVQSYRYVAEDNARPMADRLLNLIERTLIDAVREKKFENLKPTDALVLDVEQLPDHTWQLKFIIKTADGVTAEIAKISDIAGVTEKVEEKETFSLPIKATLADRDKGPISDERVDELLKMPEFLNSRVFNIERISERLGTAVLDAEEGRAGKKSIEDATEPARSFMFLGPSSTGKTEAGKAIDAFLNSKKSDLVTIDFSQVVSKQDIKTKILGSRDALGNSIPSDFMKHYDRKNGRLTVIFDEIANAPLEVLKALYDIFREPVVTTFSDGKPRVMSNVTIILTGNAGEELFASIPRHVPEVVQQEAMTRIHQMMMQNPDRRRKLLESYFSEAFINRIGEPNIFFFAPLGFKAIRQLTQLKISQAVGRLAPQDGRRGWNLSFYNEQDYVNILSAIEDAGFILREQGASIDRFVREDFEARLRHLLLTHKIPSNTDIVIKMGNPGTSYENVGTTEVNMIHLEVHVKGHVDPLQFDLRGKQRVTHPDILPTDQVLTAFHEAGHELVRQIYLGDLYDHELITIVPGVTEIAGEWIYYAGLASHQKQTQASMTREVALREMAVLFGGEVAQTLVTKGARHDAGKSNDMERATKMAYVAILNWGLSEAWGPSAVHRDVIEKVLDHFKAGLTSQRRKLLDREVDRMLKEARELARLALLTNIDNALIPMGQTLAEKGTLNKDDLNQFYKDHSVVKEGDAGFGGFLKTHTGTALKARMAHRNKRFGRDGEFLDSIPQPSSIANIVKLTQAKKQKQVDSVEISNDIPFAKSLEGYHSLKPEKPRSLTHDCRSLLSA, encoded by the coding sequence GTGGGACTCAATCGGGGTAGGGTATTTCTTCGCAATTTTTTATTTTTGTTTTTCATTGTTGCCGGGTCTTCTTGGTCGCCGCTAGCTCAAGCCGATGTGAATGAGGTTGAACGCTTGATGGCCTCGTTCCAATCAGGCGATGTGACTGATGAGATTGAATGCATTTTATACGCCGGCAACTTCCAATTTGAAGAAGTTGTTGAGGCCCTTCTTAATCGATACGAACTGGAAATCATTCGGGCCGAACATGATGGCGTGAACCCACAGATCCTGAAGGCTATCTTGCAAAGCCTTCAGAAAATGGCCACCCAAACCCATGAACCCGATGTCAAAGAACTCGAGACCATGACCCGTCTGTTTTTTGGGGCACATGACACTTACGAAAAAGATCTACGGCACAGGTTTAGTAAACTCATAAAAGGCCTTGAAAACCGAGATAAAAAACTACCTTCCATACACGATATTCCTGGTAAAAAGCGACAGTTAAAACTGGCTCCAGCCAGTGGTTCAAAGCTGTTAGTGCCAGTTAAAGGCATTTCTAAACCCCTATCTGAATTTGAAGTCTATGATCGAATTAGCAAAATTCAACAATGGATGAATAAATCCGTGATCGGACAGGCCGATATTATTGAGAAAGTGCTGAACCTCGAATATCGAAAGGCCCTGTATGGCCTAAGAGAGGATCCTGAAGTGCTGTTGCTGATGGGTCTGCCTGGCACCGGAAAAGACACTACTGCCCGCAATTATGTGGATGCCATGCATGAACAAAAAGGGGCATGGCGCGAGCACATGTACACGCTGCCTGTTACTAAAACAGAAGCTGACCTTTGGAAACTACTGGGATCAGCCACTGGCTATGTGGGATCCGATAACTTTCCGCCTTTTTTACAGTTTCTCGTAGACCACTCGGGCGGCCGTTATCAAGTGAAAACCCGTGAGAGCATTCGAGGGGATGAATACTATGTTGCAGAAAACCCCAAGTGGCATCCCGGTGTAAATGAGAACGGAAGTTATTCTCCAGAAAATGCCGTTGTATACGTGGACGAATTTCATAACTGGTCGAAAGAAGCTAAAGACGCCATTTTAAAACAGGGACTTGAAAAGGGTAAATTTGAAATCAATAACCCAAATGGTGGTCTGGCTGAGATCTATGTGCCCATCACCTTTATTGTGGCCACCAATGACGGTATTGGTCTGGTCACGTCTCGAGAACCCAATGGCCAACGTTTCGGCCCACCTCTTGATTATGAGGAAATGGTGGAGAAGTGGGAAACAGTTAATGATGACGTCGCCGTTTTACGAAACGAACTTTCCAAAGCCAATGGCGAGACCAATTCTCGACATTCTGGCGGAACATCTCCAGGAATCTCAGAAGAACTACTTAACCGAATTCCCGACCGGGCCTTTGCTTTAATGCGCCCCCTTTCGCCCATTGAGCTGCAGGAGATCGTTAGAATCAAACTCCGAGAAATGGCTGTTCTTCTAAGCTCCGGTCAAGGCGCTTTTGGCACGATGAAAATTGAATGGACCGAAAAACTGGTGGAGTTTGTTCAAAGTTATAGGTATGTGGCGGAAGACAACGCACGCCCTATGGCCGATCGTTTGCTCAACCTCATTGAGAGAACCCTCATTGATGCTGTTCGGGAAAAAAAGTTTGAAAACTTAAAGCCCACCGACGCTCTGGTTTTAGATGTTGAGCAGCTGCCCGACCACACCTGGCAATTGAAGTTTATAATTAAGACCGCCGATGGCGTCACAGCAGAAATTGCTAAAATCAGCGACATTGCTGGGGTCACAGAAAAGGTCGAAGAAAAAGAAACCTTTAGCTTGCCTATCAAGGCCACTTTAGCCGACAGAGATAAGGGGCCAATCAGCGATGAGCGCGTGGATGAACTGCTCAAGATGCCTGAATTTCTCAACAGTCGAGTATTTAATATCGAACGGATTTCCGAGCGTTTGGGTACGGCCGTGTTAGATGCAGAAGAAGGACGCGCCGGCAAAAAAAGTATTGAAGACGCCACCGAGCCAGCACGATCATTTATGTTTTTGGGCCCATCCTCTACTGGTAAAACAGAAGCCGGGAAAGCTATTGATGCGTTTCTTAACAGTAAAAAATCTGACCTTGTAACCATTGATTTCAGTCAAGTGGTCAGCAAGCAAGATATAAAAACTAAGATTCTTGGCTCTCGTGACGCCCTTGGTAATTCGATACCCTCTGATTTTATGAAGCACTACGATAGAAAAAACGGTCGACTCACCGTCATTTTTGACGAAATCGCCAATGCACCACTTGAAGTGCTCAAAGCCCTCTATGACATTTTCAGAGAGCCCGTGGTCACTACCTTCTCTGATGGCAAGCCGCGAGTCATGAGTAACGTCACCATTATCCTTACCGGAAATGCGGGGGAAGAGTTGTTTGCGTCCATTCCTCGTCACGTTCCCGAGGTTGTCCAGCAAGAGGCCATGACAAGAATCCATCAAATGATGATGCAAAACCCAGATCGTCGACGAAAATTGCTTGAGAGTTACTTTAGCGAAGCTTTTATCAATCGAATTGGTGAACCCAATATCTTCTTTTTTGCACCATTGGGTTTCAAAGCCATCCGTCAGCTGACCCAGTTGAAAATCAGTCAAGCTGTAGGCCGCTTGGCCCCCCAAGATGGTCGACGGGGATGGAATTTGTCTTTCTATAACGAACAAGACTATGTGAACATTCTTTCAGCCATCGAAGACGCTGGATTTATTTTGCGTGAGCAAGGCGCTTCAATAGATAGATTCGTGCGCGAAGATTTTGAAGCGCGATTACGGCATCTGTTGCTTACACATAAAATCCCATCAAACACTGATATAGTTATTAAAATGGGTAACCCCGGAACCTCTTATGAAAATGTCGGCACCACTGAGGTCAATATGATTCACCTAGAGGTTCATGTGAAGGGCCATGTAGATCCCCTTCAGTTTGACCTTCGCGGCAAGCAACGGGTGACCCACCCTGATATTCTACCCACCGATCAAGTTTTGACCGCATTTCACGAAGCAGGTCATGAATTGGTGAGGCAGATCTATCTCGGCGACCTCTATGACCATGAGTTGATCACCATCGTACCAGGAGTAACAGAAATTGCCGGTGAGTGGATCTACTACGCAGGACTAGCCTCCCACCAGAAACAAACGCAGGCCAGTATGACTAGAGAAGTCGCCCTTCGAGAGATGGCCGTACTCTTTGGTGGCGAAGTGGCTCAAACCCTGGTAACGAAGGGGGCTCGCCATGATGCCGGCAAAAGTAACGATATGGAAAGAGCCACCAAGATGGCCTATGTGGCTATCTTAAACTGGGGCTTGTCCGAAGCCTGGGGACCAAGTGCTGTTCACCGAGACGTGATCGAAAAGGTTTTAGATCATTTCAAGGCCGGGCTTACTAGCCAACGACGAAAACTGCTCGATCGTGAAGTGGATAGAATGTTAAAAGAAGCTCGCGAATTGGCTCGTTTGGCCCTATTGACTAACATTGACAACGCGCTTATCCCCATGGGGCAAACTCTTGCTGAAAAAGGAACCTTAAACAAAGATGACCTCAATCAGTTCTACAAAGACCACTCTGTTGTTAAAGAAGGTGATGCCGGTTTTGGTGGTTTCTTGAAAACCCACACAGGCACGGCTTTAAAAGCACGTATGGCTCATCGGAACAAACGGTTTGGGCGTGATGGAGAGTTCCTTGATAGCATCCCCCAGCCAAGCTCCATTGCTAACATTGTGAAGTTAACTCAGGCAAAAAAGCAAAAGCAGGTGGATTCCGTAGAAATCTCGAACGATATCCCTTTTGCAAAAAGCCTCGAAGGATACCACTCGCTTAAGCCTGAAAAACCCCGATCATTGACTCACGATTGTCGAAGTCTCCTTTCGGCATAA